A section of the Roseivirga sp. BDSF3-8 genome encodes:
- a CDS encoding DUF6089 family protein: protein MVLFCTILSGGTVSGQGLDVGIGVGGLTYTGDLSPNYTFSDNQPGGMVFVRRNMSEAVSIRVSMLGGSMKASDEDAYDIYAENRNAAFDIGILEGSVVIEYNFLPYKTSDLVNLSPYLFAGIGGFVFWGEEESNAEYSNTQLMIPFGGGVKYLINPKWTIGAEFGARTTFFDYLDNVSDNAQNLKNFTGGNSHDNDWYYFLGLTLSYSFYTVPCPFDAN from the coding sequence ATGGTGCTTTTTTGCACAATTTTATCAGGAGGTACTGTTAGCGGCCAGGGCCTAGATGTGGGTATTGGCGTGGGCGGTCTTACTTATACCGGCGACCTGTCTCCGAACTATACATTCAGCGATAACCAGCCAGGAGGGATGGTATTTGTTCGCCGAAATATGAGCGAAGCGGTGAGTATTCGTGTAAGTATGCTCGGCGGTAGTATGAAGGCCTCGGATGAAGATGCCTATGATATCTATGCTGAGAACAGAAATGCTGCATTTGATATTGGCATACTCGAAGGATCCGTAGTCATTGAATATAACTTTCTTCCCTATAAGACCAGTGACCTGGTTAACCTGTCACCTTATCTCTTTGCAGGCATTGGTGGTTTTGTTTTTTGGGGAGAGGAAGAGAGTAACGCTGAATACAGTAACACCCAGCTAATGATTCCTTTTGGGGGTGGGGTTAAGTACCTGATTAATCCTAAATGGACCATTGGAGCCGAATTCGGAGCACGAACCACCTTTTTTGATTATCTGGACAATGTCTCTGATAATGCCCAAAACCTCAAGAATTTCACTGGTGGCAATTCTCATGATAATGATTGGTATTACTTCCTGGGACTCACTTTAAGCTACAGCTTCTACACAGTACCCTGTCCTTTCGATGCCAACTAG
- a CDS encoding GatB/YqeY domain-containing protein, whose translation MSLKEQINNDIKHAMRNKNQDELRALRAIKSAILLAETEKGGGEGLKEETEFALLNKAAKQRRDSAAVFKEQNREDLAEKELAELEIIERYLPEQLSEDEVSAEVDKIISETGASGMKDMGKVMGAASQRMAGKADNKVIAAKVKERLSQ comes from the coding sequence ATGAGTCTAAAGGAGCAAATTAATAACGATATCAAGCATGCCATGCGCAATAAAAACCAGGATGAGCTGCGGGCATTGAGGGCAATTAAGTCTGCTATTCTTCTGGCTGAAACTGAAAAGGGCGGTGGAGAAGGCCTGAAAGAAGAGACTGAGTTTGCCCTTTTAAACAAAGCGGCTAAACAACGCCGTGATTCTGCTGCCGTGTTTAAAGAACAAAACAGAGAGGATCTGGCTGAAAAAGAACTAGCAGAACTGGAAATAATAGAAAGGTATCTGCCAGAGCAGCTTTCAGAGGATGAGGTTTCAGCCGAAGTAGATAAGATCATTTCGGAAACCGGAGCTTCAGGCATGAAGGATATGGGTAAGGTAATGGGAGCGGCAAGCCAGCGAATGGCCGGTAAGGCAGATAATAAGGTGATTGCCGCGAAGGTCAAGGAAAGACTCAGCCAGTAG
- a CDS encoding pyridoxine 5'-phosphate synthase, which translates to MTRLSVNVNKIATLRNARGGNNPNVVQVAKDCEHFGAEGITVHPRPDERHIRYQDVLDLKEVVTTEFNIEGYPDDRYLELVEKVRPEQATLVPDPPDVLTSNAGWNTIKHMDYLREVISRIKSWGVRVSIFIETDEELINAAAETGTDRIELYTEPYATNYPTDKGKAVAAYVKAAEQARKLGLGLNAGHDLDLNNLAFLKQNIPYLDEVSIGHALVCDALYYGLENTIQMYKEKLRDA; encoded by the coding sequence ATGACCAGGCTTAGCGTGAACGTAAATAAGATTGCCACTTTGCGTAATGCAAGGGGAGGAAATAACCCAAATGTGGTACAGGTGGCGAAGGATTGCGAGCACTTTGGCGCTGAAGGTATAACTGTACACCCCAGGCCTGACGAAAGGCATATTCGCTACCAGGATGTTCTGGACCTTAAGGAGGTCGTAACCACTGAGTTCAATATTGAAGGTTACCCTGATGACCGATACCTGGAGCTGGTAGAGAAGGTAAGACCTGAGCAGGCCACCCTGGTACCAGACCCACCTGATGTGCTTACATCCAATGCGGGGTGGAATACCATAAAGCACATGGACTACTTGAGGGAGGTTATATCCCGGATAAAAAGCTGGGGGGTACGGGTATCCATATTCATTGAAACGGACGAAGAACTGATTAATGCGGCGGCTGAGACGGGCACTGACAGAATAGAACTGTACACTGAACCTTACGCAACTAACTACCCTACGGATAAAGGGAAAGCAGTAGCGGCGTATGTTAAGGCAGCCGAACAAGCCAGAAAGTTAGGGTTGGGCCTGAATGCAGGCCATGATCTGGACCTGAATAACCTGGCTTTTCTTAAACAAAACATTCCCTATCTGGATGAGGTAAGTATCGGACATGCCCTGGTTTGTGATGCACTCTACTATGGGCTCGAAAATACGATACAGATGTACAAAGAAAAATTAAGGGACGCGTAA
- a CDS encoding alpha/beta fold hydrolase — MAETLHFKEMGEGKPLVIFHGLFGSSDNWVTVGRELAKTFQVYLVDMRNHGDSPHQDVHTYESMAEDILQFLDDQKLERPFIIGHSMGGKAAMNFAVRHPDRFEKLIIVDIAPKAYPVHHRTILDGLMGIDVANLESRQEADKQLAKSIPEKPVRQFLLKNLDRDKEGEYSWKLNLAALDANLETIGAGMEEHYTTDKPVLFIRGEKSNYIQDQDSIAIVALFPNSSIETIKGAGHWVHAEKPQEFVELVTGFIQSPS, encoded by the coding sequence ATGGCCGAAACACTGCATTTTAAAGAAATGGGCGAAGGTAAGCCCCTGGTTATCTTTCATGGTTTGTTCGGTTCTTCCGACAATTGGGTGACCGTTGGCCGTGAACTGGCCAAAACCTTTCAGGTGTATCTGGTAGATATGCGTAATCATGGAGACAGCCCTCACCAGGATGTGCATACCTATGAGTCTATGGCTGAAGACATTTTGCAGTTTCTAGATGATCAGAAGCTGGAAAGGCCATTTATTATTGGGCATTCTATGGGGGGTAAGGCGGCTATGAATTTTGCCGTGCGCCACCCTGACAGGTTCGAAAAGCTGATAATAGTAGACATAGCACCGAAGGCTTATCCCGTGCATCATCGTACGATATTGGATGGCCTGATGGGAATTGATGTAGCTAATCTGGAAAGCCGGCAAGAGGCAGATAAGCAGCTTGCAAAATCGATTCCGGAAAAGCCAGTCCGGCAGTTTCTGTTAAAAAACCTCGACCGCGACAAGGAAGGGGAATATAGCTGGAAACTAAACCTGGCTGCCCTTGATGCCAACCTGGAAACAATCGGTGCAGGTATGGAAGAACACTACACGACTGATAAGCCTGTATTATTTATCAGGGGTGAGAAATCGAATTATATACAGGATCAGGATAGTATTGCTATTGTGGCACTTTTCCCTAATTCATCCATAGAAACTATTAAGGGTGCAGGGCACTGGGTGCATGCGGAAAAGCCACAAGAATTCGTGGAACTGGTAACGGGATTTATTCAATCACCCTCTTAA
- a CDS encoding isoprenyl transferase — MKEIIDPNNLPQHIAVIMDGNGRWAKKKGAARIFGHRNAIQAVRDVTEGCAELGIGYLTLYAFSTENWARPKAEVDGLMELLVQTIRKETKTLIKNKVKLQTIGDADRLPESCQENLRKAMEDTADQERLTLTLALNYSGRWEIVEAAKKLAALAAEGKISPDQIDHDLFASYLNTNNIPDPELLIRTSGEMRISNFLLWQIAYSELYMTDVLWPDFRKKDLHEAIIAYQRRERRFGKISEQMKP; from the coding sequence ATGAAAGAAATTATAGATCCAAATAATTTACCGCAACATATAGCCGTTATAATGGACGGCAACGGACGGTGGGCTAAAAAGAAAGGGGCAGCTAGAATTTTCGGGCACCGCAATGCCATTCAAGCCGTTCGTGATGTGACCGAAGGTTGCGCTGAGTTAGGCATTGGTTATCTGACTCTGTATGCATTTTCAACTGAAAATTGGGCCAGGCCCAAAGCTGAGGTTGATGGCCTGATGGAATTGCTGGTTCAGACCATTCGTAAGGAAACCAAGACGCTGATTAAGAATAAAGTAAAACTCCAAACCATTGGCGATGCCGACCGTCTGCCTGAGTCTTGTCAGGAAAACCTGCGAAAGGCTATGGAAGATACGGCCGATCAGGAAAGGCTTACACTTACCCTTGCGCTCAACTATAGTGGCAGGTGGGAAATAGTCGAAGCCGCTAAAAAATTGGCTGCTTTAGCAGCTGAAGGAAAGATTAGCCCTGATCAAATAGATCACGATTTATTTGCCAGCTACCTGAATACAAATAATATACCTGATCCTGAGCTTCTTATTCGAACGAGTGGAGAAATGCGTATTAGCAATTTTCTGCTCTGGCAAATTGCCTATAGTGAGTTATACATGACTGATGTTCTCTGGCCTGACTTCCGAAAGAAAGATCTGCACGAAGCAATCATCGCTTACCAGAGAAGAGAAAGAAGGTTTGGAAAGATCAGCGAACAAATGAAACCGTGA
- a CDS encoding CBS domain-containing protein, with translation MIAEELINYMIPPIKPGDEAHKAITWMEELRVNQLPVVDKGIFLGLIHEDTIYEDNRIDREVRDFDLIGSDCYVLGSQHFYDIIKTATNCSVQMVAVFDDDNTYLGVITVEDTITAFAQTAAVQSSGGIIVLSMAHNDYSLSEISRLVEGEGAKILSSSVANDTLDPTKFKLTLKINKVDLSHIIATLERFGYKIIARFQESEAISNEKERIDILLRYLDI, from the coding sequence ATGATCGCGGAAGAACTGATTAATTATATGATTCCTCCCATTAAACCGGGAGATGAGGCCCACAAAGCCATCACCTGGATGGAGGAGCTTCGCGTTAATCAACTTCCCGTTGTGGATAAAGGTATTTTCCTGGGTCTGATTCACGAAGACACAATTTATGAAGATAACAGAATAGACCGGGAGGTACGTGATTTTGACCTCATTGGTTCTGATTGTTACGTGCTTGGCAGCCAGCACTTTTATGATATTATTAAAACAGCTACTAATTGTAGTGTGCAGATGGTAGCCGTCTTCGATGATGACAATACCTACCTTGGTGTAATCACAGTGGAGGATACAATTACGGCATTTGCCCAGACAGCTGCTGTTCAGAGTTCCGGAGGCATTATTGTACTCTCTATGGCTCACAATGATTATTCCCTAAGTGAGATCAGCCGGCTGGTCGAAGGAGAGGGCGCAAAAATCCTCAGTAGTAGTGTGGCCAATGACACACTCGACCCTACCAAATTTAAGCTGACTCTAAAGATTAATAAAGTAGATCTTTCACATATTATAGCCACCCTGGAGCGTTTCGGATATAAAATCATTGCACGTTTTCAGGAATCTGAAGCTATTTCAAACGAGAAGGAAAGAATTGATATACTTCTCAGGTATCTCGACATCTGA
- a CDS encoding CvpA family protein, with protein sequence MNTLDIILLVLLVIGAVEGYRKGLLISIFGFIGLVLAVIGSIKLLDVAQEWLIAMLEKDAFYVPVLAFALIFIGILLTVTLLGRGLKKLIDLTPLGLADNVAGAILGAVKWCFAVGFLLWLFDMMHFDLPANWKEGSVVYPIVMVVTTAVIDILSGAIPFIKEMSEKLDDIFRAN encoded by the coding sequence GTGAATACACTCGATATAATATTACTGGTTTTATTGGTAATCGGAGCCGTGGAAGGCTATCGAAAAGGCCTCTTAATTTCCATATTTGGGTTTATAGGGCTGGTGCTTGCCGTGATTGGATCAATAAAGTTACTGGATGTAGCTCAGGAGTGGCTTATTGCCATGCTTGAAAAAGATGCTTTTTATGTGCCGGTGCTTGCTTTTGCCCTGATATTTATAGGCATTCTGCTTACTGTCACCCTTTTAGGAAGAGGGCTTAAGAAGCTGATTGATCTGACTCCCCTTGGGTTGGCCGATAACGTTGCCGGAGCAATATTGGGCGCGGTAAAATGGTGCTTTGCGGTAGGGTTTCTGCTATGGCTATTTGATATGATGCATTTTGACCTACCGGCAAACTGGAAAGAGGGTTCTGTGGTTTATCCTATAGTAATGGTCGTAACTACCGCAGTTATAGATATTCTTAGCGGTGCTATTCCTTTTATAAAGGAAATGTCAGAAAAGCTGGACGATATTTTCAGAGCTAATTGA
- a CDS encoding alpha/beta fold hydrolase: protein MVEIKEKGEFRYIDEGEGDVMVLLHGLFGALSNWEGVIKNFSSGHRVIIPMLPIYTMPLKKAGMDGLADFVERFVETMKLDNMILVGNSLGGHVGLIYTLKNESKVSRLVLTGSSGLFENSMGGSFPKRGSYEYIQERVEYTFYKPETATKELVDEVFETTKSIPKCLRIVAIAKSAQRHNMAKDITNIQIPTLLIWGLNDTITPPLVAHEFHRLIPNSKMRFIDKCCHAPMMEHPEKFNRILENWLENEAHKAA, encoded by the coding sequence ATGGTAGAGATAAAAGAAAAAGGAGAATTCAGATATATAGATGAAGGTGAGGGAGACGTTATGGTACTACTTCACGGCCTTTTTGGTGCATTGAGTAACTGGGAGGGAGTCATCAAAAATTTTTCCTCAGGCCACAGGGTCATAATACCTATGCTGCCTATTTATACCATGCCGCTCAAAAAAGCAGGTATGGATGGCTTGGCAGACTTTGTAGAACGATTCGTAGAGACCATGAAACTGGATAACATGATCCTTGTGGGTAACTCATTAGGGGGGCACGTGGGACTGATCTATACACTTAAAAATGAAAGTAAAGTAAGCCGGCTGGTACTCACAGGAAGCAGCGGCCTGTTTGAGAACAGTATGGGAGGCTCATTTCCCAAACGGGGAAGTTATGAGTACATTCAGGAAAGAGTGGAATACACCTTTTACAAGCCGGAAACGGCTACCAAAGAGCTGGTAGACGAAGTGTTTGAAACCACCAAGAGCATACCTAAGTGTCTGCGTATTGTAGCAATTGCTAAATCTGCACAGAGACACAATATGGCCAAGGATATAACCAATATCCAAATACCTACGTTGTTAATCTGGGGACTTAACGATACTATTACCCCTCCCTTGGTTGCTCATGAATTTCACCGGCTTATCCCTAATTCAAAAATGAGATTCATAGACAAGTGTTGTCATGCACCTATGATGGAGCATCCTGAGAAATTTAACCGAATATTGGAAAACTGGCTGGAAAACGAGGCGCATAAAGCAGCATGA
- a CDS encoding NAD kinase: MRVAVHGRVFDEKSVPTIQEVFNELKKHGVEVIISRSYSSILKNYHIETGPYEQYFQGDDLSSCDIIFSLGGDGTFLETLTHVGESELPIAGINTGRLGFLASIPREKVADAILAIKKGAYWFDYRNLIRLESNLDIFEGLNFGLNEFTILKKDTSSMIVVHTFIDGEYLNSYWADGLIVATPTGSTGYSLSCGGPIVWPHSSNFVITPVSPHNLNIRPMIVSDNSVISFEIEGRSKNFMVSLDSRSRSVDANIQMAVRKESFRAKILQLNDYNFLDTLRQKLNWGLDVRN, encoded by the coding sequence ATGAGAGTAGCCGTTCACGGACGTGTATTTGATGAGAAAAGCGTACCTACTATTCAGGAGGTATTCAATGAGTTGAAAAAGCACGGTGTGGAAGTAATCATATCCAGAAGTTATTCATCCATTCTGAAGAATTACCATATTGAAACAGGTCCTTATGAACAATACTTTCAAGGTGACGACCTTTCTTCCTGTGATATCATATTCAGTCTGGGGGGAGATGGCACCTTTCTCGAAACACTCACCCATGTGGGGGAGAGCGAGCTTCCAATAGCGGGTATTAATACGGGCAGGCTCGGCTTTTTGGCCAGTATTCCTCGGGAAAAGGTAGCCGACGCCATTTTGGCTATCAAGAAAGGAGCTTATTGGTTCGATTACAGAAATCTTATTAGGCTGGAGAGTAATCTGGATATATTTGAAGGCCTTAACTTTGGGCTGAATGAATTTACTATTCTGAAGAAGGATACCAGTTCTATGATTGTCGTACATACATTCATAGATGGTGAATACCTGAATAGTTATTGGGCAGACGGACTTATTGTAGCTACTCCTACAGGCTCCACCGGGTACTCTTTAAGTTGCGGAGGGCCTATAGTTTGGCCACATAGTAGTAATTTTGTTATAACCCCTGTCAGTCCTCACAATCTCAATATACGTCCTATGATCGTTTCAGATAATAGTGTCATAAGTTTTGAAATTGAGGGGCGCAGCAAGAATTTCATGGTGAGTCTGGATAGCCGTTCCCGCTCTGTAGATGCGAACATTCAGATGGCCGTGAGGAAAGAGTCTTTCCGGGCGAAGATTTTACAACTTAATGACTATAATTTTCTGGATACCTTACGCCAGAAATTGAACTGGGGTCTGGACGTAAGAAATTAA
- a CDS encoding aminodeoxychorismate/anthranilate synthase component II, producing MILIYDNFDSFTYNLVDYFARIGVKCAIFRNDTPLTEIVCEEYEAVVLSPGPCTPDKAGGLMEILNYYIGRLPILGICLGHQAIGLHFGARLSKAKRPMHGKVSEIQCVPHFLWNRLPTPVKVVRYHSLVLDRVPHCFKVLATTDEGEVMAIAHKELPLCGLQFHPEAVLTESGLAMLNNWVDHYNLKAESNFVIDQKVSLSW from the coding sequence TTGATACTTATTTACGATAATTTCGATTCGTTTACATATAACCTCGTAGACTATTTTGCAAGGATAGGTGTAAAGTGCGCCATATTCAGAAACGATACTCCGCTTACCGAAATAGTTTGCGAGGAATATGAAGCGGTAGTTCTTTCTCCAGGGCCGTGTACACCCGATAAGGCCGGAGGCCTGATGGAAATTCTTAATTACTATATAGGCCGCCTCCCTATTCTGGGTATTTGTCTGGGGCATCAGGCCATAGGGCTGCACTTCGGTGCACGGCTCTCAAAGGCGAAAAGGCCAATGCACGGTAAAGTCAGCGAGATTCAATGTGTTCCGCATTTTCTTTGGAATAGATTGCCTACTCCCGTAAAAGTGGTTAGATATCATAGCCTCGTGCTTGACAGAGTGCCCCACTGTTTTAAGGTATTGGCCACTACAGATGAGGGTGAAGTAATGGCAATCGCCCATAAAGAATTACCTCTGTGCGGATTACAATTTCATCCCGAAGCTGTTTTAACAGAAAGCGGCCTGGCTATGCTGAACAATTGGGTTGATCATTATAATTTAAAGGCCGAAAGCAATTTTGTCATTGACCAAAAAGTGAGTTTATCATGGTAG
- a CDS encoding DUF6089 family protein — translation MRKLFLLLVAFFLVALAYDSAEAQINRRNNRRMANFRGFKTKFGGSRRYISLGFNVNALNYFGDIAPASNFASTDISFTRPGIGINASLRLGPQFTIRTDLMYGRISSSDYESADINDATARYRYVRNLSFRNDIKEFAALAVFDFKENSGTFASRAEFTPYVFGGVSVFHHDPKAQVPDFYYPSLTASPQPLANAGDWVSLKDLGTEGQYSDQYAVEPYSNFQLAVPVGLGFRFVANQAIDFSVEFAYRFLFFDYIDDVSGNYVNLNDLDSDLARAMSDRSLEPTDVRSGDSRNLERVQEFIRVDDNGRFAGYGSVPERADLENPRGDADDNDAIFITRIQIQYIIGASFRRAKYR, via the coding sequence ATGAGAAAGCTTTTTCTGCTGCTTGTGGCGTTTTTTCTAGTGGCTTTAGCGTATGACAGCGCAGAGGCACAGATAAACCGTAGGAATAACCGGAGAATGGCGAACTTCCGCGGTTTTAAAACGAAATTTGGCGGCAGCAGGCGGTATATTTCCCTTGGCTTTAATGTCAATGCACTAAATTACTTTGGTGATATAGCCCCTGCCTCGAACTTTGCCAGTACTGACATATCCTTCACCCGCCCGGGTATAGGAATTAATGCCAGCCTTAGACTTGGCCCTCAGTTTACTATACGTACTGATCTGATGTATGGCCGGATCAGTTCAAGTGATTACGAGTCTGCTGATATTAATGATGCCACTGCCAGGTACCGCTATGTGCGTAACCTGTCTTTCCGTAATGATATTAAGGAGTTTGCCGCACTAGCCGTGTTTGACTTCAAAGAGAACTCTGGTACGTTTGCCAGCCGGGCAGAATTCACTCCCTACGTTTTTGGCGGTGTATCAGTATTTCACCATGATCCCAAAGCACAGGTTCCCGATTTCTATTACCCAAGCCTGACAGCTAGCCCTCAGCCCTTAGCAAATGCAGGAGATTGGGTTTCATTAAAGGATCTCGGTACCGAAGGGCAATACAGTGATCAATACGCCGTTGAGCCTTATAGCAATTTCCAGCTAGCAGTACCGGTAGGTCTTGGATTTCGCTTTGTTGCGAACCAGGCCATCGACTTCTCAGTTGAATTTGCTTATCGGTTCTTGTTCTTTGATTACATTGATGACGTAAGCGGAAATTATGTCAACCTGAATGATCTTGATTCTGATCTTGCCCGAGCCATGTCTGATCGCTCTCTGGAGCCTACAGATGTACGTTCAGGTGATTCTAGAAACCTAGAAAGGGTTCAGGAGTTTATAAGAGTAGATGACAATGGCCGTTTCGCAGGATACGGTTCAGTACCGGAAAGGGCTGACCTGGAAAACCCACGCGGAGATGCAGATGATAATGATGCCATATTCATCACCAGGATACAGATACAGTATATAATCGGTGCATCTTTCCGTCGAGCTAAATACAGGTAA